In Aliamphritea ceti, a single window of DNA contains:
- the ppnP gene encoding pyrimidine/purine nucleoside phosphorylase, translating into MLQVNEYFEGAVKSIGFENGEGQVTSGVMAAGEYTFGTSQDELMKVMSGELIVKLPGEENWQTFASGSEFNVAANQSFEVKVAAPTAYLCYYS; encoded by the coding sequence ATGTTGCAGGTAAACGAATATTTTGAAGGCGCCGTAAAATCTATCGGCTTTGAAAACGGTGAAGGTCAGGTAACATCCGGCGTAATGGCTGCTGGCGAATACACCTTCGGTACCTCTCAGGACGAACTGATGAAAGTCATGAGCGGCGAACTGATCGTAAAACTGCCAGGTGAAGAAAACTGGCAGACATTCGCTTCCGGTAGCGAATTCAACGTTGCAGCCAACCAGTCTTTCGAAGTGAAGGTTGCCGCACCAACTGCATATCTTTGCTACTACAGCTAA
- a CDS encoding GNAT family N-acetyltransferase, whose translation MTTIRPANLDDADALAQLAEQTFRDTFTLDDGTEDMDLYCRDSFSGDIQRQELLDTNYVTFVAEVDGKLVGFAQLLVLSHKESVDATCPAELHRLYVLNGWQGQGVAQGLMNAVLAAAEGGGDGCVGESDTDIIWLGVWEHNPRAIRFYEKNGFKEVGEHVFQLGDDAQRDLLMAREIAR comes from the coding sequence ATGACAACTATCAGACCCGCAAACCTCGATGATGCGGATGCTTTAGCTCAGCTTGCTGAACAGACGTTCCGCGATACATTTACGCTTGATGACGGCACTGAGGATATGGATCTTTATTGCCGGGATAGCTTCAGTGGTGATATTCAGCGTCAAGAATTACTCGACACTAACTACGTGACTTTTGTTGCTGAAGTGGACGGCAAGTTAGTGGGTTTTGCACAGTTGTTGGTGTTGTCTCATAAGGAAAGCGTTGATGCTACATGCCCTGCGGAGTTACATCGCTTATATGTGTTGAATGGCTGGCAGGGGCAGGGCGTTGCTCAGGGTCTTATGAATGCAGTGCTTGCTGCAGCTGAAGGTGGTGGCGATGGTTGTGTTGGTGAGAGCGACACGGATATTATCTGGCTCGGGGTATGGGAGCATAATCCCAGGGCGATTCGTTTTTATGAAAAGAATGGCTTTAAAGAAGTGGGCGAGCATGTGTTTCAGTTGGGTGATGATGCTCAGCGTGATCTGCTAATGGCTCGGGAAATAGCCAGGTAG
- a CDS encoding VOC family protein, producing the protein MERVTGIGGFFFKAANPEELGQWYKDHLGIDLAPQHTGGLPWQQDAGFTVFDPFTNNNPMIPAGKTWMINFRVNDLSKMIGQLQSAEITVSDIEDYPHGKFATLTDPEGNVIQLWQPPTG; encoded by the coding sequence ATGGAACGTGTCACAGGAATTGGAGGGTTCTTTTTTAAAGCTGCAAACCCTGAAGAACTCGGGCAATGGTACAAAGATCATCTTGGCATCGATTTAGCGCCTCAGCACACAGGCGGATTACCCTGGCAGCAAGACGCAGGTTTCACAGTATTTGATCCTTTTACAAACAACAATCCAATGATCCCTGCAGGCAAGACCTGGATGATCAATTTTCGGGTGAATGACCTGAGCAAGATGATAGGACAGCTACAGTCAGCTGAAATCACAGTCAGCGATATTGAAGATTATCCACATGGAAAGTTTGCCACCCTGACAGACCCCGAAGGAAACGTCATTCAGCTTTGGCAGCCACCAACGGGTTAA
- a CDS encoding substrate-binding periplasmic protein, with amino-acid sequence MHTFFDYLTRRLVFAVVLLSVSSLSLADELKACFAEWSPYSYTVEGEPTGISVDIIKAAANRAGFKVLFDSLPWQRCLIMVQAGEYHFTMDTPERPELVHGKYPNAVHFRALWQRSNSDYGEYKSLNKLLDKRLALIKGFQYSKQILSAEFQVIEWVQSEAIAGRMIAGKRLDLVFADLLVMQKLIQDLQLPLKPMLPVYDTEALYPSFNPKYQMQMERLDEALEAMYADGSLDEIYRLHTGVSLSELTVTGLQVR; translated from the coding sequence ATGCACACTTTTTTTGACTACCTGACTCGCCGTCTGGTTTTTGCAGTTGTTTTGTTGAGTGTGTCGTCGTTATCTTTAGCTGATGAATTAAAAGCATGTTTTGCTGAATGGTCGCCTTATTCGTACACCGTGGAAGGAGAGCCTACTGGAATCAGTGTGGATATCATTAAGGCGGCAGCAAATAGAGCGGGCTTTAAGGTGCTCTTCGATAGTTTGCCCTGGCAGCGCTGTCTGATTATGGTCCAGGCAGGCGAGTATCATTTCACAATGGATACTCCAGAACGGCCTGAACTTGTTCATGGAAAGTATCCAAATGCCGTGCATTTTCGGGCACTTTGGCAGCGAAGCAACAGCGATTATGGTGAGTATAAAAGCCTTAATAAATTACTGGATAAAAGGCTGGCTCTGATAAAAGGATTTCAATATTCAAAGCAAATTCTCAGTGCAGAGTTTCAGGTAATTGAATGGGTACAGTCGGAAGCCATTGCAGGACGAATGATTGCCGGGAAGCGGCTTGATCTTGTGTTTGCTGATTTATTGGTGATGCAGAAGCTTATACAAGATCTTCAATTACCGCTGAAACCAATGTTGCCTGTATATGATACCGAAGCTTTATATCCTTCATTTAATCCGAAATATCAGATGCAAATGGAACGTTTGGATGAGGCGCTTGAAGCTATGTATGCGGATGGTTCTTTGGACGAAATTTATCGACTGCATACAGGCGTCTCTTTATCAGAACTAACTGTAACTGGATTACAGGTCCGATAA
- the serA gene encoding phosphoglycerate dehydrogenase, translated as MSQHTPLDKSKIKILLLEGVHQSALDTLNAQGYTNIEYLTGSLPEDELIERIKDVRFIGIRSRTQLTEKVFAAAEKLISVGCFCIGTNQVDLNAAIKRGVAVFNAPYSNTRSVAELVIAQSILLLRGVPEKSAKAHRGIWQKSAKNSFEIRGKKLGIVGYGSIGSQLSVMAESLGMEVCFYDTVTKLPLGNASQVGSMKELLNTCDIISLHVPETRATKNMMGPKQFAEMKPGSIFINAARGTVVDIDALCGALSEQRLLGAAIDVFPIEPRTNDDEFISPLREFDNVILTPHVGGSTMEAQQNIGYEVAEKLIKYSDNGTSVSSVNFPEVALPEHPDVHRLLHVHENKPGVLTAINEVFSENNINISGQYLQTNESVGYVVIEVDADCSDMALYKLKHVPGTIRCRRLV; from the coding sequence ATGAGCCAACATACACCTCTGGATAAAAGCAAAATCAAAATTTTGCTGTTAGAGGGCGTCCACCAGTCCGCACTGGATACGCTAAACGCACAAGGTTACACCAACATTGAATATCTGACCGGCTCATTACCGGAAGATGAGCTGATTGAACGTATTAAAGATGTACGTTTTATAGGTATTCGTTCCCGCACTCAATTAACAGAAAAGGTTTTTGCTGCAGCAGAAAAACTGATTTCTGTCGGCTGTTTCTGCATAGGCACCAACCAGGTAGACCTGAATGCAGCGATCAAGCGCGGTGTGGCTGTATTCAACGCTCCTTATTCTAACACCCGCTCTGTAGCTGAGCTGGTGATTGCTCAATCGATTCTGCTGTTACGTGGCGTCCCTGAGAAAAGTGCCAAAGCACACCGGGGTATCTGGCAGAAGTCGGCTAAAAACTCATTTGAAATCCGTGGTAAGAAACTCGGGATTGTCGGTTACGGTAGCATCGGTTCGCAGCTGAGTGTTATGGCTGAATCACTGGGTATGGAAGTTTGCTTCTATGACACTGTAACTAAGCTGCCACTGGGTAATGCCTCTCAGGTAGGTTCCATGAAAGAGCTGTTGAATACCTGCGATATTATTTCATTGCATGTACCTGAAACCCGGGCGACCAAGAATATGATGGGCCCTAAACAGTTTGCTGAAATGAAGCCTGGTTCGATCTTTATCAACGCTGCCCGCGGGACGGTAGTCGATATCGATGCACTCTGTGGTGCATTAAGCGAACAGCGCTTGCTGGGCGCCGCTATTGACGTATTCCCGATTGAGCCACGTACTAATGATGATGAATTCATCTCGCCATTACGTGAGTTCGACAATGTTATTCTGACGCCTCACGTGGGTGGTTCCACCATGGAAGCGCAGCAGAACATTGGTTACGAAGTTGCAGAGAAGCTTATTAAATACAGCGATAACGGCACCTCTGTCAGCTCGGTTAACTTCCCGGAAGTTGCTTTACCAGAGCACCCGGATGTTCACCGTCTGTTACACGTTCACGAGAACAAGCCGGGTGTACTAACGGCAATCAACGAAGTGTTCTCTGAAAACAACATCAACATCAGTGGTCAGTATCTGCAGACTAACGAAAGTGTTGGTTACGTGGTTATCGAAGTAGATGCCGACTGTTCTGATATGGCCTTGTATAAGCTGAAGCATGTACCAGGCACTATTCGCTGTCGCCGTCTGGTATAA
- a CDS encoding LuxR C-terminal-related transcriptional regulator produces MSQVKPDIPAPMLARWQRLVDLMGRMTDTPAALITRIKPRDIEMLVSSDTTGNPYRAHEESPRNCGLYCDRVIETREPLLVTDAQLEKDWKDNPDMVLGLSFYLGYPLSWPDNEPFGTLCVLDTRHNLQAKQYKGLMEEFQELVNGDLKFLYQHQQQRSEQQTLEQALQQQRFEVRARANDLEEINTAMRVLLNQREQDKQALETEIYASIEHIVQPWLRKLEKSGLTQQQLDCLGHIREHLGALRHPQNTSLAQLTPTEQQVAVAIGNGLSSKVIAQNMHLEKSTIDFHRRNIREKLGLARSNVTLKQFLLASNQ; encoded by the coding sequence ATGTCGCAGGTAAAACCTGATATTCCGGCACCAATGCTGGCCCGATGGCAGCGTCTGGTGGACCTGATGGGGCGTATGACTGATACGCCCGCCGCGCTTATTACCCGGATTAAACCCCGGGATATCGAAATGCTGGTGAGCAGTGACACCACCGGTAACCCTTACCGTGCCCATGAAGAAAGCCCGCGTAACTGTGGTCTGTATTGCGACCGGGTAATCGAAACCCGTGAGCCGCTTTTAGTCACCGATGCACAGCTGGAGAAAGACTGGAAAGACAATCCCGATATGGTGCTGGGGCTGTCGTTTTATCTGGGTTATCCACTGAGCTGGCCGGACAATGAGCCCTTCGGAACCTTATGTGTGCTTGATACCCGGCATAACCTGCAAGCTAAGCAATACAAGGGGCTAATGGAAGAGTTTCAGGAACTGGTGAACGGTGACCTGAAGTTTCTTTATCAGCATCAGCAGCAGCGTTCAGAACAGCAAACACTGGAGCAGGCGCTACAGCAGCAGCGTTTTGAAGTGCGGGCCCGGGCCAATGATCTGGAAGAAATTAACACCGCCATGCGGGTACTGCTGAATCAGCGCGAGCAAGATAAGCAAGCGCTGGAAACAGAGATCTATGCCAGCATTGAACACATCGTCCAGCCCTGGCTGCGTAAACTGGAAAAGAGCGGCTTAACCCAGCAGCAGCTGGATTGCCTGGGGCATATCAGGGAGCATTTAGGCGCGTTACGGCATCCGCAAAATACCTCACTGGCGCAACTGACCCCGACAGAACAGCAAGTGGCAGTGGCGATTGGTAATGGCTTATCCAGTAAAGTGATTGCGCAAAATATGCACCTGGAGAAAAGTACCATAGATTTTCACCGCAGAAATATCCGCGAGAAGTTAGGCCTTGCCCGTTCAAACGTCACACTTAAGCAGTTTTTGTTAGCGTCCAATCAGTAA
- a CDS encoding NADP(H)-dependent aldo-keto reductase: protein MRYNQLGDSDLKVSRVCLGTMTYSQDNTEAEAFAQLDYAFERGVNFVDTAEVYPAPVNESLQGQTEAIIGRWMQERGNRDQVILATKVAGPAEMTRFMRPDIHFDETNIRAAVEGSLQRLQTDYIDLYQLHWPDRATNFFGQLNYTHKPEHDGTAMLDTLKVLKALVDEGKVRYIGLSNETPWGVMNFVKYAELLGLPKVVSVQNPYSLLNRSDEVGLTEVLIRENVPMLPYSPLGFGVLSGKYLDDQWPEGARLTLYKQFGRYIQSAGIAATRDYVSLAQQHGWNPAQMALAYVDSKDFVASTIIGATQMQQLESNIDAFDMRLSAELAEQLELLTKQHSNPCP from the coding sequence ATGCGTTATAACCAGTTGGGCGACAGTGATCTGAAAGTAAGCCGGGTGTGTTTAGGTACCATGACATACTCGCAGGACAACACTGAGGCAGAGGCATTTGCGCAGCTGGATTATGCGTTTGAGCGCGGTGTGAATTTTGTTGATACCGCCGAAGTCTATCCGGCCCCGGTGAACGAAAGTTTACAGGGGCAGACCGAAGCGATTATTGGCCGCTGGATGCAGGAAAGAGGTAACCGTGATCAGGTTATCCTGGCGACTAAAGTGGCCGGCCCTGCGGAAATGACCCGCTTTATGCGCCCTGATATTCATTTTGATGAAACCAATATCCGAGCCGCAGTAGAAGGCAGCCTGCAGCGTTTACAGACAGATTATATCGACCTGTATCAGCTGCACTGGCCAGACCGAGCCACTAATTTCTTTGGCCAGCTGAACTATACGCATAAGCCTGAGCATGACGGCACCGCCATGCTGGATACGTTAAAAGTACTTAAAGCGCTGGTGGATGAAGGTAAGGTGCGTTACATCGGTTTATCTAATGAAACCCCCTGGGGTGTGATGAACTTTGTTAAATACGCTGAACTGCTTGGCTTGCCTAAGGTTGTCAGTGTGCAAAACCCTTACAGCTTACTGAACCGTTCTGATGAAGTGGGTTTAACGGAAGTGTTAATACGTGAAAACGTGCCTATGCTGCCGTATTCACCGCTGGGCTTCGGTGTATTGTCAGGTAAGTATCTGGATGATCAGTGGCCGGAAGGTGCCCGCCTGACTTTATACAAACAGTTTGGCCGTTACATTCAATCGGCAGGTATCGCCGCTACGCGGGACTACGTATCTCTGGCGCAACAGCATGGCTGGAATCCGGCGCAAATGGCTCTGGCATATGTGGATAGCAAAGACTTTGTTGCCAGTACCATTATTGGCGCAACGCAAATGCAACAGCTGGAAAGCAATATCGATGCCTTCGATATGCGTCTATCAGCAGAACTGGCGGAACAGCTGGAACTGCTGACGAAACAGCATTCTAATCCCTGCCCGTAA
- a CDS encoding class I SAM-dependent rRNA methyltransferase codes for MQVLRLNSGADKRLRGGHVWIYSNEVNTKATPLKQFAAGEQVVVETANGKALGVAYVNPNTLICARLISRTAKQTMDQSLLVHRLKIALSLREACFDQPCYRLVFGDSDGLSGLVIDRYFDIFVVQISTAGMEALKDEILAALLKVFKPQGVLFRNDGKMRDMEGLESYVETVYGEVPDLAPLMENGVPLVAPVKTGQKTGWFYDHRLNRARMQQHVAGKKVLDLFSYVGGWGVQALAAGADHVTCLDASEFALDVAEENARINEAADRFTTMQGDAFEGCKMLLEEGEKFDVVILDPPAFIQKRKDIRNGEQAYRRMNQLAMRLVAKNGLLVSASCSMHLQRDRLVDMIRSESRALDRQAQIFDQGHQGGDHPIHPAIPETDYLKSYFVRLLPV; via the coding sequence TTGCAAGTATTACGATTAAACAGTGGCGCAGATAAACGTTTGCGCGGTGGCCATGTCTGGATCTACAGCAACGAAGTAAATACTAAGGCGACGCCACTGAAACAGTTCGCTGCAGGCGAGCAGGTAGTGGTAGAAACGGCTAACGGTAAAGCGCTGGGTGTTGCCTATGTAAACCCGAATACGCTGATTTGTGCCCGTTTAATTAGCCGTACAGCTAAGCAGACGATGGATCAGTCTTTACTGGTTCATCGCTTAAAGATTGCTCTTTCGCTGCGTGAAGCCTGCTTCGATCAGCCATGTTACCGCCTGGTATTTGGCGATAGTGACGGGCTTTCCGGGTTAGTAATCGATCGCTATTTCGATATTTTTGTCGTACAGATTTCGACTGCAGGTATGGAAGCGCTTAAAGATGAAATTCTGGCAGCACTGCTGAAAGTCTTTAAACCTCAGGGTGTACTGTTCCGTAACGACGGCAAGATGCGCGATATGGAAGGCCTGGAAAGCTACGTTGAAACTGTATACGGCGAAGTGCCTGATCTGGCACCGTTGATGGAAAATGGCGTACCGCTGGTGGCGCCGGTTAAGACCGGACAGAAGACCGGCTGGTTCTACGACCACCGTTTAAACCGTGCGCGCATGCAGCAGCATGTTGCCGGCAAAAAAGTACTGGATTTGTTCAGCTACGTAGGTGGCTGGGGTGTACAGGCGCTGGCTGCCGGTGCTGATCACGTGACTTGTCTGGATGCCTCTGAGTTCGCACTGGATGTAGCAGAAGAAAATGCACGGATTAACGAAGCGGCTGACCGTTTCACGACGATGCAGGGCGACGCATTTGAGGGCTGCAAGATGCTGCTGGAAGAAGGCGAGAAGTTCGATGTGGTTATTCTTGATCCGCCAGCCTTTATCCAGAAGCGTAAAGATATCCGTAACGGTGAACAGGCGTACCGCCGTATGAACCAGCTTGCGATGCGTCTGGTAGCGAAGAATGGTCTGCTGGTGTCAGCGTCTTGTTCTATGCACCTGCAGCGTGACCGTCTGGTGGATATGATCCGTTCTGAAAGCCGAGCACTTGACCGTCAGGCACAGATCTTTGATCAGGGACATCAGGGTGGAGACCATCCGATACATCCGGCGATTCCTGAAACGGACTACCTGAAATCATACTTTGTACGTCTGCTGCCGGTATAA
- the gcvH gene encoding glycine cleavage system protein GcvH, translating into MSDIPSELKYVASHEWIRHEGDGVVTIGVTDHAQELLGDVVFVELPEVGSEFALGDDMGVVESVKAASDIYAPLTGEVIAVNEALEDEPEQVNGDPYGDGWFFQMRVGSQEELDALLDAEVYAELCEAEE; encoded by the coding sequence ATGAGTGATATCCCTAGCGAATTAAAATATGTGGCCAGCCATGAGTGGATTCGTCATGAAGGCGACGGGGTGGTTACTATCGGTGTTACTGATCACGCGCAGGAGCTGCTGGGTGATGTAGTATTTGTGGAATTGCCTGAAGTAGGTTCAGAGTTTGCTTTGGGCGACGACATGGGTGTGGTTGAGTCTGTTAAAGCTGCATCTGATATATATGCGCCACTGACCGGTGAAGTGATTGCTGTTAACGAAGCGCTTGAAGATGAGCCTGAACAGGTGAACGGCGATCCTTACGGTGATGGCTGGTTCTTCCAGATGCGTGTTGGTTCTCAGGAAGAGCTGGATGCACTGCTGGATGCTGAAGTTTATGCTGAACTGTGTGAAGCTGAAGAGTAA